The nucleotide sequence AAAATTCTATAGCTCATTCTCTAAAAATGATGCAGCAGGGATGAACTCTTGTTACCATGAAGACATTATCTTCAGAGATCCTGCATTTGGGGAATTACAAGGAGCTAAAGTAAAAGCTATGTGGCAAATGCTGTTAAGCAGAAAAGAAAGTGAACTTAAAATAGCGCATAACATAATTGAGGTTAATGATAAAAATGGAAGGGTTCACTGGAGAGCTTCCTATAATTTCGGACCAAAGAAAAGAAAGGTTATAAATAATGTCTCTGCTACATTTGAATTTAAAGACGGAAAGATCTATCGGCATACAGATTCATTTAATACTTATAAGTGGGCTATCCAGGCATTAGGAGTAAGCGGATTTTTTCTAGGGTGGACCGGATTTCTTAGAAGAAAAATTCAAGAGAATGCAAATCATAAATTGACTAATTTCATGAAGAATAGATGATAATCAATAGGATCGAGATCTCGATCCAAATTATATAATTCAACACTAAAATTTTAAACTCGGTCTATGCTCAAAAATATCTTCCTTCTTGCTGTTAGCATTCTTTTAAGTTTTCCACTATTCTCTCAAAATAATGCGATAAATAAATCTACGTTTTATATAAATGTATTTATCAATTCAAACAAGCAGGTTTATGTAGAATCCAACAAAACAGAATTTTCGAACATCAAAGTTGAGATCAAGAAAATTATTAGAAATCATCCATTTAAAATTGATGAGACCATTGTGTT is from Gillisia sp. Hel1_33_143 and encodes:
- a CDS encoding nuclear transport factor 2 family protein — protein: MKETALLEKFYSSFSKNDAAGMNSCYHEDIIFRDPAFGELQGAKVKAMWQMLLSRKESELKIAHNIIEVNDKNGRVHWRASYNFGPKKRKVINNVSATFEFKDGKIYRHTDSFNTYKWAIQALGVSGFFLGWTGFLRRKIQENANHKLTNFMKNR